From the genome of Lutzomyia longipalpis isolate SR_M1_2022 chromosome 2, ASM2433408v1, one region includes:
- the LOC129788520 gene encoding post-GPI attachment to proteins factor 2, translating into MLPEYQSLDKGTPLFRTPFGKFALRVVSLPFFSFLFCVLWSIVFYFDRATSTHCHVYNFLPSISAAIGSYQPQRFIWQTAISCHAVPRFIVAYMYLMYYRSCVRKRWHILVNIATLLNVVENAALLGLSLFTSVDNYEIHKFCFITFIATSELYMLLCYVININCRRSDSLTKLEEKSIRFKGYLCLINIFSFSLAGYFFLRHNSYCEPGIYSLFALFEYIVVLTNMGFHMTAYWDFHGRWISFSWSTGLYFSQN; encoded by the exons ATGCTGCCGGAGTATCAATCTCTCGACAAGGGAACACCTCTGTTCCGGACACCATTCGGGAAATTTGCCCTACGTGTGGTCTCCCTACCCTTCTTCAGCTTCCTCTTCTGCGTACTGTGGTCCATTGTATTTTACTTCGATCGCGCCACATCCACGCACTGCCATGTGTACAACTTCCTCCCATCAATTTCCGCTGCAATTGGTAGCTACCAACCCCAGAGATTCATCTGGCAAACGGCAATTAGTTGCCATGCTGTGCCTCGCTTCATTGTGGCCTACATGTACTTGATGTACTACCGTTCGTGTGTGCGGAAACGCTGGCATATCCTCGTGAATATTGCAACATTGCTCAATGTTGTGGAGAATGCTGCACTCTTGGGACTCTCTCTCTTTACATCCGTTGATAATTAtg aaatccACAAATTTTGCTTCATCACCTTTATCGCCACTTCTGAGCTTTACATGCTACTCTGCTATGTCATCAATATAAACTGCAGACGAAGTGACTCCCTGACGAAGCTGGAGGAGAAATCCATAAGATTCAAAGGCTACTTGTGcctcattaacattttttccttctcactcGCTGGCTACTTTTTCCTCCGTCACAATTCCTACTGCGAACCGGGAATCTATTCCCTTTTTGCCCTCTTTGAGTACATTGTGGTCCTCACCAATATGGGATTCCACATGACAGCCTACTGGGACTTCCACGGGCGCTGGATTTCCTTCTCATGGTCCACAGGTCTCTACTTTTCGCAAAATtaa
- the LOC129788511 gene encoding leucine-rich PPR motif-containing protein, mitochondrial, with translation MAGILRGSKLVRYFAGFARSIAFNTSRELEGNAVQQGQCLCGQMSQGFSTAARTDQNLDRSLKRLDNDVRRSGRISRKDIEEILEEIRLQRSATSSQSLLVIRCCGNLVPEELPEVRTSLVQEIWRTLNNLNVPMDISHYNALLRVYLENEHPFSPTEFLSDLEAKGVEPNRVTYQRLIARYCQDGDIEGATRILEFMREKQLPVNENVFNALILGHSQADDMESAVGILNVMQQAGLSPSADTYTTLLCGYAKKGNVEAIQKTLEECEKKEVFLLDKDILDVLYTLAISGHGAQADTLLGYIRKSIGYNQDAINTILRLTNRGEDEVALKILRTMPRNMKPNGEVSDTGSFFIRQMVKAKLPVGKILSACDTIQEEGLNSRPLLIAIEAGLVQGSPEIVIPLLKRAKEQGFPLRQHYFWPLLCTAAKSNSTAGVVKVLRQMQDDFNIQANAETIRDYVVPNLKAKKEEIFRDLMDAGISAANVGSSLVYNDLVNGDLKGAAEMAQQVRAHYNPNLFRRPLISALGATKDCDSFIKVTRQIYDGIARVDRSGKQQGDEERENDAEEASMLNQQECLGQILYEVALYFRKDNNHILNEVLDGLVEQGLSISSRQAERIQERLGSELTVEISKNLGLLASGELEPVALEGGARKTNTLGQMSVPQLEKIIEQVEAKGENSKGLKRYLLAACLRSKDVKKTEEVFQRLEGEGYTFTTGVYAQLIDLYTHHEDVEKALETYAKTKAKEPDFLLDNLKTIRLASLLLNNDRVDDAVNFLKANQKDELLTDNQVFNYRTTCWRMLNALAEKGQLETLERIISCLEDGKYIEVSNVILGPLIKACLVRDDLPKAMDTFEKITVKYQATPWKNELACRLIQAEDANNLQRLTNLSTKIHGEVNSLYDLVFSFVECGRVRQARKILETPGLRMRYQRLNHACERYRQEGMVQPLEGLVEATKDLNHIDRADIYYNLLLSYCKEDLPDKALGLWTKMQEENITPSDDFLIKLGKYLQSKNMDVPFVIPDTKSTATVQKRENVVQGATEVPKRNSEIQPKRTGDALTESSNATMFKKALKQGNIDAVLAAYEKLSPTDKISVTHQSHFLELLVKSERMQEANDFLHKMLSEKTHPIPRVFRFYLNRIATSGNVKQFEMLSQYLSPEMKKTVSFDNRLCHAYVAAGKSEEYLEKIQKELQEAKTDDERMALAEKFPRGGAQGILQKHPELVDKFENLAKKFIEHKITSPMNVLWIHHFVAGNAEAHEKIWTEYLKDAPRLMFHRIVQTARENLDDKMVTQLIKRLEGTKVSDGALGNAYSCLLDIHSVRGEFDEGLKALNGALKGKISLAAINRTALVRLRDGLVQAGKAFPHKIPEKSNQQQQIHDDTSSSSSSSSDDDVKK, from the exons atgGCCGGAATACTTCGCGGAAGTAAATTGGTGCGGTATTTTGCGGGCTTTGCCCGAAGTATTGCCTTCAACACATCCCGGGAGCTGGAAGGAAATGCCGTGCAGCAAGGACAATGTCTCTGTGGTCAAATGTCGCA GGGATTTTCAACTGCAGCCCGAACTGACCAAAATCTCGATAGATCCTTGAAACGGCTGGATAATGATGTACGACGCTCAGGGAGGATTTCACGGAAGGACATTGAAGAGATTCTCGAGGAAATTCGTCTTCAACGCTCTGCTACGAGCTCCCAATCTCTCCTGGTTATTCGTTGCTGTGGGAATCTCGTTCCGGAGGAATTGCCCGAGGTGCGGACGTCTCTTGTGCAGGAAATTTGGCGCACATTGAACAATCTCAATGTTCCAATGGATATTTCGCATTACAATGCTTTGCTTCGGGTTTACCTGGAGAATGAGCATCCCTTCTCCCCGACGGAATTTCTCAGTGATCTCGAGGCAAAGGGCGTTGAGCCGAATAGAGTGACGTACCAGCGATTGATTGCACGATACTGTCAGGATGGTGATATTGAGGGTGCAACGAGAATTCTCGAATTTATGCGTGAAAAACAACTTCCGGTCAATGAGAATGTCTTCAATGCTCTCATTTTGGGGCACTCCCAGGCTGACGACATGGAATCCGCTGTGGGAATTTTGAATGTGATGCAACAAGCTGGATTGTCACCCAGTGCAGATACCTACACAACATTGCTGTGTGGCTACGCCAAGAAGGGGAATGTTGAAGCAATTCAGAAAACACTGGAGGAATGTGAGAAGAAGGAAGTATTTCTCCTGGATAAAGACATCCTGGATGTCTTGTATACGCTTGCAATAAGTGGGCATGGGGCACAAGCTGACACCCTTTTGGGGTACATCCGGAAATCAATTGGTTACAATCAAGATGCCATCAACACCATACTGAGGCTCACAAATCGCGGAGAGGATGAGGTGGCGCTGAAAATTCTCAGAACAATGCCGAGGAATATGAAACCAAATGGAGAAGTCAGCGATACAGGGAGTTTCTTCATTCGTCAAATGGTGAAAGCAAAACTACCCGTTGGGAAGATTCTCAGTGCTTGCGACACAATTCAGGAGGAAGGATTGAATTCCAGACCACTTCTAATTGCCATTGAAGCTGGACTCGTGCAGGGTAGTCCAGAAATTGTCATACCCCTCCTGAAGAGGGCAAAAGAACAAGGTTTTCCCCTTAGGCAGCACTACTTCTGGCCACTTCTCTGTACAGCTGCAAAATCAAATTCCACAGCTGGTGTTGTGAAAGTCCTTCGTCAGATGCAAGATGATTTTAACATTCAGGCAAATGCAGAGACAATCCGTGACTACGTTGTACCGAATTTGAAGgcaaagaaggaagaaatctTTCGTGATTTAATGGATGCGGGTATTTCGGCGGCAAATGTAGGTAGCAGCCTTGTGTACAATGACCTTGTTAATGGGGATTTAAAAGGAGCCGCCGAGATGGCACAGCAAGTCCGGGCACACTACAATCCAAATCTCTTCCGACGCCCACTAATAAGCGCCTTGGGCGCCACGAAGGATTGTGATTCATTCATTAAGGTTACTCGACAAATTTACGATGGAATCGCACGTGTGGACAGATCTGGGAAGCAACAGGGTGATGAGGAGCGAGAAAATGATGCCGAAGAGGCATCAATGCTCAATCAGCAGGAATGTCTGGGGCAAATACTGTATGAAGTAGCTCTTTACTTCCGGAAGGATAACAATCATATTCTCAATGAAGTTCTCGATGGTCTCGTGGAGCAGGGACTCTCCATTAGCTCTCGTCAAGCAGAGAGGATACAGGAGCGATTGGGATCGGAATTAACGGTGGAGATTTCGAAGAATTTGGGTCTTTTGGCATCTGGGGAGCTTGAACCTGTTGCACTGGAAGGTGGGGCGAGGAAGACAAACACTTTGGGTCAAATGAGTGTACCCCAGCTGGAGAAGATTATTGAGCAAGTTGAGGCAAAGGGGGAGAATAGTAAAGGGCTCAAACGCTACCTCCTGGCAGCTTGTCTCCGTAGTAAAGATGTCAAGAAGACAGAAGAGGTTTTTCAGCGTCTCGAAGGAGAAGGTTACACCTTCACCACGGGCGTCTATGCGCAACTTATTGATCTCTACACACATCACGAGGACGTCGAGAAGGCTCTTGAGACTTATGCGAAAACAAAAGCCAAAGAACcggattttcttcttgataATCTCAAGACAATTCGTTTGGCTTCGCTACTGCTAAATAATGATCGCGTTGATGATGCGGTGAATTTCCTGAAGGCAAATCAGAAAGATGAACTGTTGACGGACAATCAGGTGTTTAACTATCGCACAACATGCTGGAGAATGCTGAATGCCCTGGCAGAGAAGGGACAGCTGGAGACATTGGAGAGAATTATTAGTTGTCTCGAGGATGGGAAGTACATTGAGGTGAGCAATGTTATCCTGGGACCCCTAATAAAAGCCTGCCTCGTGCGTGATGATCTTCCAAAGGCCATGGATACATTTGAGAAGATCACTGTTAAGTATCAAGCCACACCGTGGAAGAATGAACTTGCTTGTCGCCTCATCCAGGCAGAGGATGCAAATAATCTTCAGCGTTTGACCAATTTAAGTACCAAAATTCACGGAGAAGTGAATTCTCTGTACGATCTTGTCTTTTCTTTCGTTGAATGTGGCCGGGTGCGTCAAGCGAGGAAGATTCTCGAAACTCCAGGGCTGAGGATGCGCTATCAGAGACTAAATCATGCTTGTGAGAGATATCGCCAAGAGGGTATGGTTCAACCACTTGAGGGTCTTGTGGAAGCCACCAAAGATCTCAATCACATTGATCGTGCGGACATTTACTACAATCTCCTTCTGAGCTACTGCAAAGAAGATCTCCCAGATAAAGCTCTTGGACTGTGGACAAAGATGCAAGAGGAGAATATTACGCCTTCCgatgattttctcataaaacttGGGAAGTATTTGCAATCAAAGAATATGGATGTTCCCTTTGTTATCCCAGATACTAAATCCACAGCCACAGTGCAGAAGAGAGAGAATGTTGTTCAGGGAGCAACAGAAGTACCCAAAAGGAATTCTGAAATTCAACCAAAACGCACCGGAGATGCTTTAACAGAGTCCTCAAATGCAACAATGTTCAAGAAAGCCCTCAAGCAAGGAAATATCGATGCAGTTCTCGCAGCTTATGAGAAACTCTCCCCAACAGACAAGATTAGCGTTACACATCAATCACATTTCCTGGAACTCCTCGTTAAAAGCGAAAGGATGCAGGAGGCAAATGATTTTCTGCAcaaaatgctctcagagaagACACATCCAATCCCACGAGTCTTCCGTTTCTATCTCAATCGTATTGCCACAAGTGGGAATGTAAAGCAATTTGAGATGCTTTCGCAGTATTTGTCACCGGAAATGAAGAAAACGGTATCATTTGATAATCGTCTGTGCCATGCGTACGTTGCCGCGGGGAAGTCTGAGGAGtatttggagaaaattcaaaaggaattGCAAGAAGCAAAGACGGATGATGAAAGAATGGCTCTTGCGGAGAAATTCCCTCGTGGTGGTGCTCAAGGAATTTTGCAGAAACACCCGGAATTGGTGGATAAAT ttgaaaatcTGGCTAAGAAATTCATTGAGCACAAAATTACATCCCCAATGAATGTCCTGTGGATCCATCATTTTGTCGCCGGGAATGCGGAGGCACATGAAAAGATCTGGACAGAATACCTCAAGGATGCCCCGCGGCTGATGTTTCATCGAATTGTTCAGACTGCTCGTGAGAATTTGGACGATAAAATGGTTACACAGCTCATAAAGCGTCTCGAGGGGACAAAAGTTAGTGATGGAGCTCTGGGGAATGCCTACAGTTGCCTTTTGGACATCCATTCAGTACGCGGGGAATTCGACGAAGGGCTCAAAGCACTCAATGGGGCGCTAAAAGGCAAAATTTCTCTGGCAGCAATCAATAGGACTGCATTGGTACGTCTTAGGGATGGTCTTGTACAAGCAGGTAAAgcatttccacacaaaatccCCGAGAAATCCAATCAGCAGCAGCAGATTCACGACGATACGAGTTCGAGTAGCAGTAGCAGTAGCGACGATGAcgtgaagaaataa
- the LOC129788522 gene encoding E3 ubiquitin-protein ligase Su(dx): protein MAESSGSRGVNQGFHQLSVTLEQASLRNVGFLKPNPYVELSVDSKSTRKTEFVKNTYLPKWNEEFTVLVTPNSTLQFRVLDHSTFRKDVLIGEQSLSLGQILQHYNGRCENLELTMDLLATSKSPDARQNKCGELVTVLNGLKIDMKSVVITNGASGSVNGGEIGGVSGGRSSVLNGGVRARQRLRSVTGGTTGGPSTSPSSISECLRTVSFSPEHSQSTVNGTAGAYATSSAGAVRRNSGMNWENAIVSDNSQSNGSVLSVPAAAATIPNYHAQGSPNMSMNGATGGAASSGASGLVNGGSPAPISNSTDQQLAASQTTNDDEPLPVGWEIRFDQYGRRYYVDHNTRSTYWEKPTPLPSGWEIRRDPRGRVYYVDHNTRTTTWQRPNTERLQHFQHWQGQRAHVVSQGNQRFLYPPAAAGALPQGGSTTQEEDDGLGPLPDGWEKRVQPDNRVYYVNHKNRTTQWEDPRTQGQEVSLMSEGPLPPGWEIRYTVNGERFFVDHNTRRTTFEDPRPGAAQKNGGKGVYGVPRAYERSFRWKLSQFRYLCQSNALPSHIKITMTRQTLFEDSYHQIMRLPAYELRRRLYIIFRGEEGLDYGGVSREWFFLLSHEVLNPMYCLFEYANKNNYSLQINPASYVNPDHLQYFKFIGRFIAMALYHGRFIYSGFTMPFYKRMLNKKLTTKDIESIDPEFYNSLVWVRDNNIDECGLELWFSVDFEVLGQIIHHELKENGDKERVTEENKEEYLTLMTEWRMTRGIEQQTKTFLDGFNEVVPLEWLKYFDERELELMLCGMQEIDVDDWQRNTIYRHYNRNSKQVLWFWQFVRETDNEKRARLLQFVTGTCRVPVGGFAELMGSNGPQRFCIEKVGKETWLPRSHTCFNRLDLPPYKSYDQLVEKLNYAIEETEGFGQE from the exons ATGGCAGAGAGTTCAGGAAGTCGAGGAGTCAATCAGGGATTCCATCAACTTAGTGTTACGC TGGAACAGGCATCACTGAGGAATGTTGGCTTCCTCAAACCCAATCCCTATGTGGAGCTTTCTGTGGATAGTAAGAGCACGCGAAAGACGGAATTTGTGAAGAATACATATCTACCGAAATGGAATGAGGAGTTCACGGTGCTGGTAACACCAAATTCCACATTACAATTTCGCGTATTGGATCATTCGACTTTCCGCAAGGATGTTCTTATTGGTGAACAAAGCCTGAGCTTAGGGCAGATCCTGCAGCACTACAATGGGCGCTGTGAGAACTTGGAGCTCACAATGGACCTCTTGGCCACATCAAAATCCCCGGATGCACGACAGAATAAGTGTGGGGAGCTCGTGACGGTGCTCAATGGTCTGAAGATTGACATGAAGAGTGTTGTGATTACAAATGGTGCATCCGGATCGGTGAATGGTGGTGAGATTGGTGGTGTCTCTGGGGGACGAAGCAGTGTTCTCAATGGCGGTGTGAGAGCACGTCAGAGATTACGGAGTGTAACTGGTGGTACAACAGGTGGACCAAGTACTTCACCCAGCAGTATTAGTGAATGCCTAAGGACAGTCTCCTTCTCTCCAGAACATTCACAGAGCACTGTGAATGGGACAGCAGGTGCATATGCCACAAGTTCTGCTGGGGCCGTTCGTAGGAACAGCGGTATGAACTGGGAGAATGCCATTGTATCGGATAATAGTCAATCTAATGGATCAGTTCTTTCGGTACCAGCAGCAGCGGCAACAATACCG aACTATCACGCCCAAGGAAGTCCTAATATGTCAATGAATGGAGCTACAGGAGGAGCAGCAAGTTCCGGTGCTAGTGGTCTCGTAAATGGTGGAAGTCCAGCCCCAATATCCAATTCCACGGATCAGCAACTTGCTGCATCACAAACAACCAATGATGATGAACCCCTACCCGTTGGCTGGGAGATTCGTTTCGATCAGTACGGGAGACGGTACTACGTTGATCATAATACACGATCAACGTATTGGGAAAAACCAACGCCCTTACCGTCAGGTTGGGAAATTCGACGAGATCCGCGTGGGCGTGTTTACTACGTGGACCACAATACGCGTACAACAACATGGCAGCGCCCAAATACGGAGCGTTTGCAGCATTTCCAACATTGGCAGGGTCAGAGGGCACATGTGGTGTCGCAGGGGAATCAACGATTCCTGTATCCACCCGCAGCTGCAGGAGCCTTGCCACAGGGGGGGAGTACAACACAAGAGGAGGACGATGGGCTAGGGCCCCTTCCGGATGGCTGGGAGAAACGCGTTCAGCCGGATAATCGTGTTTACTATGTGAATCACAAGAATCGTACAACACAGTGGGAAGATCCTCGAACGCAGGGTCAAGAAGTGAGTCTAATGAGTGAAGGCCCCCTGCCGCCAGGCTGGGAGATTCGATACACCGTCAATGGGGAACGTTTCTTTGTGGATCACAATACACGTCGAACGACCTTTGAGGATCCCCGACCGGGGGCGGCGCAGAAAAATGGCGGGAAGGGTGTTTATGGCGTTCCACGGGCCTACGAGCGTTCATTCCGCTGGAAACTCAGTCAATTCCGCTACCTGTGCCAGAGTAATGCCCTCCCGTCACATATCAAGATCACCATGACACGCCAGACGCTCTTTGAGGACTCCTACCATCAGATTATGCGACTACCAGCCTATGAGCTACGTCGTAGACTCTACATAATTTTCCGCGGGGAAGAAGGACTCGACTACGGCGGTGTTTCGCGTGAATGGTTCTTCTTACTCTCCCACGAAGTTCTCAATCCCATGTATTGCTTATTTGAGTATGCCAACAAAAATAACTACAGTCTACAAATTAATCCAGCATCTTATGTGAATCCTGATCATTtacaatatttcaaatttattggACGCTTCATTGCTATGGCTCTTTACCATGGAAG gtTTATTTATTCTGGCTTCACCATGCCCTTCTACAAACGCATGCTGAATAAGAAATTAACAACAAAGGACATTGAATCCATCGATCCAGAATTCTATAATTCATTAGTTTGGGTACGAGACAACAATATCGACGAATGCGGATTAGAATTGTGGTTTAGTGTTGATTTTGAGGTACTCGGACAGATTATTCATCATGAATTGAAGGAGAATGGAGATAAAGAACGTGTTACGGAAGAGAATAAGGAGGAATATCTTACGTTAATGACAGAATGGAGAATGACGAG AGGTATTGAACAGCAGACAAAGACATTTTTAGATGGCTTCAATGAAGTTGTACCACTTGAGTGGTTAAAGTATTTCGATGAGCGCGAATTGGAGCTAATGTTGTGTGGAATGCAGGAAATTGATGTTGATGATTGGCAAAGGAATACAATTTACAGGCACTACAATCGGAACAGTAAGCAGGTGCTATGGTTCTGGCAG ttTGTCCGTGAAACGGATAATGAGAAACGAGCACGATTGCTTCAGTTTGTAACGGGTACATGCCGTGTCCCAGTGGGTGGATTTGCCGAACTTATGGGCTCAAATGGGCCACAGAGATTTTGCATTGAGAAGGTGGGCAAGGAAACGTGGCTCCCGCGATCGCATACATGCTTCAACCGTCTTGATTTACCGCCCTACAAAAGCTATGACCAACTTGTTGAAAAACTCAATTATGCCATCGAGGAAACTGAAGGATTTGGGCAGGAGTAG